The proteins below come from a single Melitaea cinxia chromosome 9, ilMelCinx1.1, whole genome shotgun sequence genomic window:
- the LOC123656646 gene encoding autophagy-related protein 101-like: MNSRNVTFDVSAESWQVDEVVSSIFHTVLFLRSTGKFIFKSEEDYFIKTVDYAEVECDFLDFAYVRCQSEALNHAVNGQISAFSRLLRSVEASPPCGVITLEFYHKERATWPFQPKCVAWETWTVRCEVAESRNERDNTHLKRQSVEEMLQEKVEYVTDIVNRHEYVPKMPRRSDLDLVFDTSYADIQPYLFEIRHNVSGAPLTPAGNALTKMFWGLF, encoded by the coding sequence ATGAATTCACGTAACGTAACATTCGACGTGTCAGCGGAGAGCTGGCAAGTGGACGAGGTGGTCTCCAGCATTTTCCACACGGTGTTATTCCTCCGGTCAACTGGGAAATTCATCTTCAAGAGTGAGGAGGATTATTTCATCAAGACAGTCGACTACGCAGAAGTCGAGTGTGATTTCTTGGATTTTGCTTATGTGCGTTGCCAATCGGAGGCGCTGAACCACGCTGTAAATGGGCAAATCTCGGCATTTTCGCGACTTTTGCGCAGTGTGGAAGCTTCGCCTCCTTGTGGAGTGATAACTCTGGAATTCTACCACAAGGAGCGTGCGACGTGGCCATTTCAGCCCAAATGCGTAGCCTGGGAGACTTGGACCGTGCGCTGCGAAGTCGCTGAATCACGGAATGAGCGGGATAATACGCATTTAAAGCGTCAAAGCGTTGAAGAGATGTTACAGGAGAAAGTAGAGTACGTGACAGACATAGTCAACCGTCACGAGTACGTCCCCAAGATGCCAAGGCGCTCCGACCTTGACCTGGTTTTTGACACGTCATATGCTGATATTCAGCCGTACTTGTTTGAAATCAGGCACAATGTGTCGGGCGCCCCGCTCACTCCTGCCGGCAATGCACTGACAAAGATGTTCTGGGGATTGTTTTAG